The following proteins are encoded in a genomic region of Dermatophagoides farinae isolate YC_2012a chromosome 8, ASM2471394v1, whole genome shotgun sequence:
- the LOC124496103 gene encoding uncharacterized protein LOC124496103 isoform X1 produces the protein MVFTDECVHFGFEKYNKKNKMFIRRPKLSSVNVHGDLKQQHHHENIECLTFRTISKHFILINVIIFTMLNYYSGNLLLINAAKLTLQQQHSKIAEHRLIMQDRAILHINLMNTVGLCRDPRPLIVYPPASTNKIFYPRGTIIHRCTDQTGCCPNPGELCRPETVENVEKVFFVNYFMLGQQVSAGQRIAPRLKAMKTNFTTMTETVTFVNHTSCKCIRLAPNTIEHDDIQSVISRPLITTNIPLQTNSILYHLIGSLSILAIIIILFFIYKFICIHSSRLRNGQLV, from the exons ATGGTTTTTACTGATGAATGTGTACATTTTGGATTCGaaaaatataacaaaaaaaataaaatgttcattCGACGaccaaaattatcatcagtaAATGTACATGGTGAtcttaaacaacaacatcatcatgaaaacattgaatgtttAACATTTCGAACAATTTctaaacatttcattttaatcaatgTGATAATATTCACCatgttaaattattattctggtAATCTATTGTTGATCAATGCAGCTAAATTaacattacaacaacaacattcaaaaaTTGCCGAACATCGTTTGATAATGCAAGATCGTGCTATACTACACATAAATCTTATGAATACTGTTGGTCTTTGTCGTGATCCACGGCCATTAATTGTCTATCCACCTGCATcgacaaataaaattttctatcCACGTGGAACA atAATCCACCGTTGTACGGATCAAACAGGCTGTTGTCCAAATCCCGGTGAATTATGTAGACCAGAAACGGTGGAAAATGTGGAGAAAGTATTTTTCGTTAATTATTTTATGCTCGGACAACAAGTGTCCGCTGGTCAACGTATTGCACCACGTTTGAaagcaatgaaaacaaattttacAACAATGACCGAAACGGTAACATTCGTCAATCATACATCATGTAAATGTATACGATTAGCACCGAATACGATTGAACATGATGATATACAATCAGTGATTAGCCGTCCATTGATTACAACGAATATTCCattacaaacaaattcaattctttatcATCTAATTGGTTCATTATCCATTTTAgcgatcataataatattgtttttcatctatAAATTCATATGTATTCATAGTTCTAGACTTCGAAATGGTCAACTtgtttaa
- the LOC124496104 gene encoding cystinosin homolog yields the protein MLLSINFFAKILWLSLLTNVILADSLINDDDLNSGDKQQSKNNSIKSDPIDVQILAGETSSFDVYLINPPDKPVDVSFVCEHSPCSTFDNELSPIRLSSDNYRIRINITAVRPGHDVIVFEFNDTSISDKFAFTRVRVGRGQFWTILSLFWGWGYFFIWSLSFWPQNVTNFKRKSVIGLSFDYTILHFTGFIYYSIFNCGLYFSSVIQDQYELKFPRSEIPVELNDVVYGLHAAFTTSITFIQCFIYEKGNQRFALVSKLYQAIVWTVGIILIILVGFNVINWLTWIYYFSYVKLSVTSLKYLPQVYFNFRRKSTAGWTIWMIWLDITGGSFSMLQMLTIAYNYDDWRTLLGNLPKFGLGLASVVYDLIFLIQHYILYRNSTPSSSDSSLEKCSNIKTSTPTLNSNLCNNDNDDSTAIIVIESKPSANISINTS from the exons ATGTTGttatcgataaatttttttgccaaaattctttggttatcattattgaccAATGTCATATTAGCCGATTCTTTAattaacgatgatgatctgaaTTCTGgtgataaacaacaatcaaaaaataatagtATTAAATCAGATCCGATTGATGTACAAATTTTAGCTGGTGAAACGTCTTCGTTTGATGTTTATTTAAt TAATCCACCCGATAAACCGGTCgatgtttcatttgtttgtgaaCATTCACCATGTTCAACGTTTGATAATGAACTCAGTCCTATACGATTGAGTAGCGACAATTATCGAATACGAATCAATATAACGGCTGTACGTCCTGGTCATGATGTTATAGTTTTTGAATTCAACGATACAAGCATAAg TGATAAATTTGCCTTTACTCGTGTACGAGTTGGTCGTGGTCAATTCTGGACCATACTTAGCCTATTTTGGGGTTGgggatattttttcatttggtcattatcattttggcCACAAAATGTAACAAATTTTAAACGAAAAAGTGTCATTGGTCTTAGTTTCGATTATACTATTTTACATTTCACCGGTTTCATCTATTATTCTATATTCAATTGTGGCCTTTATTTCTCATCGGTTATACAAGATCAATATGAGCTAAAATTTCCACGAAGTGAAATTCctgttgaattgaatgatgttgTATATGGATTACATGCCGCTTTTACTACATCCATTACATTCATACAATGTTTCATTTATGAG AAAGGAAATCAACGTTTTGCTTTAGTATCGAAATTATATCAGGCAATCGTATGGACCGTTGGTATCATATTAATCATTTTGGTCGGATTCAACGTAATCAATTGGCTAACATGgatatattatttttcatatgtTAAATTAAGTGTAActtcattgaaatatttaccacaagtttattttaattttcgtCGAAAATCAACTGCTGGTTGGACTATATGGATGATTTGGTTGGATATAACAGGtggttcattttcaatgttacAAATGTTAACTATAGCATATAATTatg ATGATTGGCGTACATTATTGGGTAATCTACCAAAATTTGGTCTTGGTCTTGCATCGGTTGTATATGATCTAATCTTTCTAATACAACATTATATTCTTTATAGAAATTCTACACCATCGTCGTCTGATTCATCGTtggaaaaatgttcaaatattAAAACATCGACACCGACATTGAATAGTAATCtttgtaataatgataatgatgattcaacagCGATTATTGTCATCGAATCAAAACCATCGGCTAACATATCGATCAACACTAGTtag
- the LOC124496133 gene encoding uncharacterized protein LOC124496133 encodes MKFYNILTVATIVILVAFFDNVHADSQAQEQCRQLHHVDIDPSGTKFLNNNCRLNCNIHGQIYGHNINEGRTCMIGQTNYVCQNGECVGHNRQHVGHIDIELISASLYEKANAYATVCIMNNSLPISLPIQDRRNCVSCSTHVKENTNYPVWNEVCVGSSNYLFVSDSRVTTEVWDHHGSNNNVFLGGVTLTIDQLVNHGDNHRQINLAMAGGHNPGQLSTRITWTQRT; translated from the exons atgaaattctacaACATTTTGACCGTCGCTACTATTGTCATTTTAGTGGCTTTTTTCGATAATGTTCATGCCGATTCACAAGCACAAGAACAATGTCGCCAATTACATCATGTTGATATTGATCCATCTGGTACAAAATttcttaataataattgccGTTTAAATTGTAATATTCATGGACAAATTTATGGCCACAATATAAATGAAGGTCGTACTTGTATGATTGGCCAAACTAATTAT GTTTGTCAAAATGGTGAATGTGTTGGCCATAATCGACAACATGTTGGCCATATTGATATCGAATTGATTTCGGCATCATTATATGAAAAAGCCAATGCATATGCTACTGTTTGtataatgaataattcatTGCCCATATCG CTTCCCATACAAGATCGACGAAACTGTGTCTCATGTTCGACACATGTGAAAGAAAATACCAACTATCCAGTATGGAATGAAGTATGTGTCGGTTCCAgtaattatttatttgtcaGTGATTCACGTGTTACAACTGAAGTATGGGATCATCATGGTTCTAATAACAATGTTTTCTTGGGTGGTGTCACATTAACCATCGATCAATTGGTCAATCATGGTGATAATCATCGTCAAATTAATTTGGCTATGGCTGGTGGCCATAATCCAGGACAATTAAGCACCCGTATTACTTGGACACAGCGTActtga
- the LOC124496132 gene encoding very-long-chain 3-oxoacyl-CoA reductase, whose product MMTTTTLESLSNMDHNNSDLDHDHHTSMAMTTSTISSPLLSSILNTTISNSSKLINKLSTTTLPSSMIINDDEAMMMTIDDNDDHMVNSDDTNILIESWNRSGFQLPDINTLPTPIIILSIIAIVFILWMVIKFIQALWTFFICYMLGFGAKWRPGSDSWAIITGSTDGIGLAYAKAMAKKGYCVFLLSRNQQKLDKVKADILNECPKCPQVKTMAVDFTLDTIYKHISDEIHALNGHVHVLINNVGMAYKYPEYFTKIPNSDQFITNILNCNILSVTRMTHIILPIMEARRSGIIINVASYSALFPTPFLAIYSASKIYMDYFSRALHSEYSDRGIVVQSVLPYYVSTNMIRNPTISFMIPSPDQFVHSALKTVGVETRTYGYFAHNVLAFFQSFIVKFIIGNNLNTKIAYFRMKRLRKGCYKRKGLSHYV is encoded by the coding sequence atgatgacaacaaccaCCTTGGAATCATTGTCTAACATGgatcataataatagtgatcttgatcatgatcatcatacatcAATGGCAATGACAACAAGTACAATATCAtcgccattattatcatcaatattgaatacaactatttcaaattcaagtaaattgatcaataaactAAGTACTACAACATTACCttcatcgatgattattaatgatgatgaagccatgatgatgaccatcgatgataatgatgatcatatggTTAATAGTGATGATACAAATATTCTTATTGAATCTTGGAATCGTAGTGGATTTCAATTACCAGATATAAATACACTGCCAACAcctataataatattatcaatcataGCCATAGTGTTCATCCTATGGATGGtcataaaattcattcaagcATTATGGACATTTTTTATCTGTTATATGCTCGGTTTTGGTGCAAAATGGCGGCCCGGATCGGACAGTTGGGCCATTATAACCGGTTCAACCGATGGTATTGGTTTAGCTTATGCTAAAGCGATGGCTAAAAAAGGTTATTGTGTATTTCTTCTTAGTcgtaatcaacaaaaattggaTAAAGTTAAAGCCGATATACTCAATGAATGTCCTAAATGTCCACAAGTGAAAACAATGGCCGTGGATTTTACATTGGATACAATTTATAAACATATTAGTGATGAAATTCATGCCCTAAATGGCCATGTACATGTTCTTATCAATAATGTTGGTATGGCATATAAATATCCAGAATATTTTACAAAAATACCGAATTCTGATCAATTCATTacgaatatattgaattgtaATATATTATCTGTGACACGTATGACACATATTATATTACCAATAATGGAAGCACGACGTTCCGGTATTATAATTAATGTTGCATCATATTCAGCACTATTTCCAACACCATTTCTGGCCATTTATTCGGcatcaaaaatttatatgGATTATTTTTCACGTGCATTACATTCCGAATATTCTGATCGTGGTATTGTCGTACAATCTGTATTACCATATTATGTATCAACAAATATGATACGTAATCCAACCATTTCATTTATGATACCATCACCtgatcaatttgttcattcagCATTGAAAACTGTTGGCGTTGAAACACGTACATATGGATATTTTGCCCATAATGTATTagcattttttcaatcatttattgttaAATTTATAATTGGCAATAATCTTAATACAAAAATTGCCTATTTCCGTATGAAACGGCTACGTAAAGGATGCTATAAACGTAAAGGACTTAGCCATTatgtatga
- the LOC124496131 gene encoding carboxypeptidase Q → MRFYSICTIWATIVVATATDSNSDTTFIFNGDGCEQNHLFQTRYRPQIQQLASDVQRIIDHVMSVNESGRTYRQLAEFVDRFGSRLTGTKNLEDSIDYMIDLLRQEGHDNVHGESVQVPRWTRGNEWARMIKPREKKLNILGLGYSEGTNGQTIEAPIVVVRNFTELEQKSRLIPGKIVVYNFHYESYGKQAIYRHSGASRAAEFGAVAAMIRSLTPFSIDSPHTGMQTYDVNVTRIPAISITAEDADLFQRFSDRNEEVIVQIYSENRNEKEQGISRNTVSDIRGEQYPDEIVLVSGHIDSWDVGQGALDDGAGSFISWRALSVIKQLGLRPKRTMRSILWTGEEFGLIGVYDYVKKHQNELKNYVLAMESDIGTFTPKGITFSGRNSTSQCTLWEILQLMHPINATTLTISTEGSDVQAFYENGVPISSLDTANDKYFYFHHTQGDTMTVEQSDDLDKCQALWTSISYALAMLDDRLPR, encoded by the exons atgcgattttattctatttgtACCATATGGGCTACAATTGTCGTAGCAACAGCAACTGATTCTAATTCAGATACAacattcatattcaatgGTGATGGATGTGAACAAAATCATCTATTTCAAACACGATATCGAccacaaattcaacaattagCCAGTGATGTACAACGTATCATTGATCATGTAATGAGTGTAAATGAATCTGGCCGAACTTATCGACAATTAGCAGAATTTGTTGATCGTTTTGGTTCACGATTGACTGGaacaaaaaatcttgaagattctattgattatatgattgatttattacgACAAGAAGGTCATGATAATGTTCATGGAGAATCGGTACAAGTTCCACGATGGACACGTGGTAATGAATGGGCTCGTATGATTAAAccaagagagaaaaaattaaatattcTCGGTCTTGGCTATAGTGAAGGCACGAATGGTCAAACAATTGAAGcaccaattgttgttgtacgaAATTTTACCGAACTTGAACAAAAATCTCGATTGATACCGGGTAAAATAGTTGTctataattttcattatgaatCATATGGTAAACAGGCTATATATCGACATAGTGGTGCAAGTCGTGCAGCTGAATTCGGTGCCGTCGCAGCTATG ATAAGGTCATTGACACcattttcgattgattctCCACACACTGGAATGCAAA CATACGATGTGAATGTAACGAGAATTCCAGCCATCAGCATAACTGCCGAAGATGCAGATCTATTTCAACGTTTCTCAGATCGAAATG AGGAAGTGattgttcaaatttattCGGAAAATCGTAATGAAAAAGAGCAAGGCATTTCACGTAATACAGTTAGCGATATACGTGGTGAACAATATCCAGATGAAATTGTATTGGTCAGTGGCCATATTGATTCTTGGGATGTTGGTCAAGGTGCTCTAGATGATGGTGctggttcattcatttcttggCGTGCATTATCGGTGATTAAACAACTTGGTCTACGACCTAAACGAACAATGAGATCGATTCTTTGGACCGGTGAAGAATTCGGTTTGATTGGTGTTTATGATTAtgtaaaaaaacatcaaaatgaattgaaaaattatgtaCTTGCTATGGAATCGGATATTGGAACATTCACACCGAAAGGTATTACATTTTCGGGTAGAAATAGTACATCACAATGTACATTATGGGAAATTTTACAATTGATGCATCCAATCAATGCAACAACATTGACAATATCGACCGAAGGTTCCGATGTACAAGCATTCTATGAAAACGGTGTACCAATCAGTAGTCTTGATACGGCCAATGATAaatatttctattttcatcatacCCAAGGTGATACAATGACCGTCGAACAATCAGATGATCTGGATAAATGTCAGGCACTTTGGACATCTATTTCTTATGCATTAGCTATGCTTGATGATCGTTTACCTCGataa
- the LOC124496103 gene encoding uncharacterized protein LOC124496103 isoform X2: MVFTDECVHFGFEKYNKKNKMFIRRPKLSSVNVHGDLKQQHHHENIECLTFRTISKHFILINVIIFTMLNYYSGNLLLINAAKLTLQQQHSKIAEHRLIMQDRAILHINLMNTVGLCRDPRPLIVYPPASTNKIFYPRGTIIHRCTDQTGCCPNPGELCRPETVENVEKVFFVNYFMLGQQVSAGQRIAPRLKAMKTNFTTMTETVTFVNHTSCKCIRLAPNTIEHDDIQSVISRPLITTNIPLQTNSILYHLIVLDFEMVNLFNDNIIT, encoded by the exons ATGGTTTTTACTGATGAATGTGTACATTTTGGATTCGaaaaatataacaaaaaaaataaaatgttcattCGACGaccaaaattatcatcagtaAATGTACATGGTGAtcttaaacaacaacatcatcatgaaaacattgaatgtttAACATTTCGAACAATTTctaaacatttcattttaatcaatgTGATAATATTCACCatgttaaattattattctggtAATCTATTGTTGATCAATGCAGCTAAATTaacattacaacaacaacattcaaaaaTTGCCGAACATCGTTTGATAATGCAAGATCGTGCTATACTACACATAAATCTTATGAATACTGTTGGTCTTTGTCGTGATCCACGGCCATTAATTGTCTATCCACCTGCATcgacaaataaaattttctatcCACGTGGAACA atAATCCACCGTTGTACGGATCAAACAGGCTGTTGTCCAAATCCCGGTGAATTATGTAGACCAGAAACGGTGGAAAATGTGGAGAAAGTATTTTTCGTTAATTATTTTATGCTCGGACAACAAGTGTCCGCTGGTCAACGTATTGCACCACGTTTGAaagcaatgaaaacaaattttacAACAATGACCGAAACGGTAACATTCGTCAATCATACATCATGTAAATGTATACGATTAGCACCGAATACGATTGAACATGATGATATACAATCAGTGATTAGCCGTCCATTGATTACAACGAATATTCCattacaaacaaattcaattctttatcATCTAATTG TTCTAGACTTCGAAATGGTCAACTtgtttaatgataatatcataacataa